A segment of the Hyperolius riggenbachi isolate aHypRig1 chromosome 8, aHypRig1.pri, whole genome shotgun sequence genome:
tgaacgattatgcacaccccactttccaAACTTTTTTAAACtgcaatcatgtatgattttcggccaggaggtcgcaatagcagcatatggggcgatatacaggctgggaacgcgaacaatcactcgcgttcccatccctgtcggccggtgacggccaaaccggaagtgctcgccggcgggtcctgggacatcggagcggagctgcgatggcaccgatcgtctgcagggggctgagggaagccccaggtgagttaatctcgttttttttaagtgactttaggttcactttaaaaaacacCCCTACTGGAACGATGACAATCTAGCTCCATGGGATTTATATAATAGGATAATCCATTATAATGTAGCTAGTAGACAACCCACAAAGGACGCACCAACAACAAAACATACCTTTCCATCAACTTGCAGGGAGGTATTGATTTGCAAACCCATGGAAGCAAGTAGACATTTCCCAGTACCATTTGAAACAAAATAGTTGCCGACAGCTGGGTTGTCTACAGGTTTGGTAGTTGGTTTTGGAGTCGTAGCAGAGGTGGTGTTGTGCGCTGTTGGGGATGGTGTAGGACTGTCCGCACTGCAACGGAACtctgaaacaaaaacaaattctATTTTCAAATCAGTCTACACAAAGCTATCTTGAGGCAACATCACTGACTGACCTAGAACTCCATTGTCATGGACAAAAATATTCCACATCAAATACATATTCTGAAATTAATGGCTTGGGAAATTTGGAGTAAAGTTTTTAGTTGTACAGTGACTACTTTAATTGCGCAAGTAGTATGTATGTCTAAGGAGATACCAGAAATCTGGGCAGCCTAATTTTGTTgtcaaaactatggaaagatcaaTGAGTACGCAAATACTTCCATGACCTAGTTTTGCAAATTATGTACAGgacataaagggggggggggggtcttcccAATCCAATAGGGAAGGATAAACTAATCTCAGGTACTTCAGATAAAATGTGAAATTCTCATCAACCACTCTGATCAGTCACTACATTGTTCTAGTGATAGTCATGCCTAGGAGAACTAATGGAGAAGCATGTAATTACATTTGATCAACTGataagatttgcaaagctctgatttgctgtgatcgcaTCTTGCTTTTAGCACATGGATTAAGACTAGCATATTGCCTGACCAAACTGATGACATGCTTCTCCagatatgaccatcactactctAACATTTAAATGATGCCTGTATACTATTCAGTCAGCAGGCTGTTGTGGGTGTCCCCCATATACTGTTCAATGCAGTCAATTTCAGAGATCTGAGAATGTCTACTGAAGCTACGTAAGAGATGTGAACTTTTACTGTCCTATCAATGCTCTGATTACATTTGGCTGCGTATTAGAGCATTTTTGTTTAGTATTAATATAGAATTGCTCagtaagtctcaccagctgtgaaGCAGATCAGGCAGGAAGCTGCAAGTCTTcccaccagtgctgggccgaaattacgcatgagcgtaattacgcatcgtaattcaatgtaaatttacgcgtaagcgttaatcgtaacttacggtcttacgcgtaattatttacgcgtaagaccgtaagtggtatcgtaattacactgtctaccgtaattgctaggcatgcgtaaattTACAAACACTTAcgtgtaattttacgcgtaattactaacgtaaaatctcccattttctaagagtagccaatcagtcaacatcctaagcaaccaatagtatcttctcccgcccttcattataagcgtacgttttgacgcatacgaatgatatgtacgcaataactgtcacattgacggctattgcgtacatatcgtccgcatgcgtccaaaaatacgcattaatggtcattacggcactacgcgtaacatcgtagtgtaagcgccttcattacggtatccttacgcgtaattgcgtaagtttacgcgtaattacagtgatgtaccgtagataatttcatacgccgtaaccgtaattgcgtaatgcgtaatagcgtaaaattacgcgtaatgatccgtaagcgtagatttttccattacgagcagcactgcttCCCACAACTGGTGTGCATGAGCCGCTGCTTTTCCTGTCCAGTGCATTCCTGGTGTTAATTTACATGTGCATATATACTAACTAGAGAGCTGCACATCAAGGGATACAGAAAACCTTTTTGAAGGTCTCCTTTTCCTGATATGTTGTTCTGAAGTCCTGCCCACCAGTGCatcggatcaaatggggtgagaagcagggctgtgtggctctccctattggcggtTTGCTACAGATGTCAGCTTCACTGCATGGAGACTAAGTTATcgactggtcagagctggagataaacacttGATTTAGCAAATGCTTTCATCTTTGGGAATGGACATGTGCTGAGGCATTTACAACACAAGTCGGTAATTGACCTCACTAGTCTatcattttacttttcagtgcccATTACCGAATACAGTAATACTTCGTGAACTGAAGTTGGGACccatttttaaagagaaaaattagacaaaatGGAGAGGTTCAGATTagccttttccattttgtgtttagcttaaggctaggttcacagtggtcaattTCATAGCACACGTGTTATGTTTgtcaactgcaatggagactgtacATAGACTAATACAAAGCcttcatgcagcgagttagaataaaggGATCAGGTACAAGTCAGTACTGTGAGCAGGCCCAAAGAATTGTATAAGGAGTGAGTTGACCTGAAGAATTATTGCTCTTAACCTACCATTTCAATATTTCAGTACTAAAGTAAAGATTTGCTTTCATACGAGTCTGTGCCAAATTTGACAAGGTTCAATAAGGACATGGGATTTTGAAAAGTGTAAAGGAAGCTCCAATAGGCTGCTCTGCTGTTAGTACTTCCTCATAAGGGAAGTATGGTGGCAGAAATAAGTGTAGCCACAGCTCCACCTATCCAACCCTACACCAGCTTCTGCATTAGTGAGACTGGCTTACAAACATGCGGGATGACAAAAGTTGTAGCCATTTGCTGGACAGCCATTTCTCACTGGCCAATAAATGGACCCAAGGTCATCTAAAAGGGTGTACTTTCTGCCCCATATGcagctaaagctggccatacactatacaatatgtTAACCCCATTACACGTTTGCTTTAACATCTGATTGGCCAGAAATTGTCATTAACTGTAGCAACACCGTTGTCCTGCAATTGGCATTAGATGAATGGGAATGGTTTTGCCAATGTTCAGAGCAATCTCAGAATGTTGATTGTGGGACAGTCTGAGGTGTGGTTGGATAGagtatggctagctttagagcTAATCCACACCACAAAGGCATGCATGTGAAAGGAGTTGTGCTGACACATTGAAACAACGGATTTGTAGAAGCTCTGAGCAAGGAAAGGCGAGTCACACACACCAAAATGCAACACACATGACCTTAGAAAGTGTACGATAATACACTGGTGTAAAGGAGCATTAGCAAGGCCAATACATAATGCAATTCATCCCATTCCAAAAAAGGTTGTCACTCATAAAATGAAAGTTTACTCACCGTTGCCTAGTGTAGAATTCTGCACATAAGCTTGCAGTATAACATTCCAATATAACTGCTGGACATTCTCTGAGATTACTGTATCACCATGGTCACATTTATAGGTTTCATTCAGGGGCACTGCGCCAAAGAAGCTACTGTGTGAAGTTGAAGTCAgaagacctaaaaaaaaaaaaaaaaatgcaataaggtGGAAGAGTAATGTTTACAGTGTttattctgatgtaatttatcatatgagcatgcaccagtattggtgagGTCTTACACCACTCAACATTGTCTAATTCTAttgctggttgtcctgattgtacagagctaTACAGTACATTCTGTATATGTTAGTGACAAAATGCAACTCTTCAGGTCTACCACTAGGGGCATTAATGTCTCAATCATGTTCTTCAAGCCTTAGCAGTACAGTATTGTACCAGGTTAAGCCAGAATGGAGAATCTCACTTCAGGGTTTTATactagtagagggaaggctctggatagtatAGGGCCCTCCTGTTCCTCCGTGTGGCCCATCATTTCAGTGCTGTAAGCCAGTAAAACGGTTTGAAAGCACAGCTTGAGGATGAGTACATCACTACTGCTTTACATGTTCTGTGGTTTTTAAAAAAGCAGATtttcatgagttttttttttttttttttttttttaaacaaaacaaaaacacacaacttACCTGCAACTGTGCACCGGTTGTCCACAATAGCCAAGGATACCTGCATAAAGCAGCCTTGACAAAAAGGGATAACACCCGGAAACACTGGCGATGCTTACTTACACAACCCGGTCTCCTAGAGACAGTTGTGTGGGTTTATTCATCCATGCTTGTGTTACTTTGCTTGCTTAAATTCACTGACTTTTACTGGTACTATTGATATATGTACATGCTAATTGATTGCATTGTAACAATCACATCTTGCAACTGCTATAAGCTACTTTTGTTGCGGAAACTGGAAATTTGGGGACAAGCAGTGGCTCTATTGGAATTTCTGTTATAGAAAGAAAAGGAGGGGGTGTTCCgtgcgagagtagggttagatttggTTCTGTAAAACTATTGGTAATATTTTACTTGCAAAACCATTGTAAAATAGTGGAATATTGGCAaaggttaccaatattctattttcGGCTATTCACAGGCAGCCAAATTTCTTGGTACCTTTAGTGCACTGACCAGGTTTCTATGCTGCTCTTCAATACAAAAATTGTATAGATTTTTGGTTATAAATTTTGCATTACTTTTCCAGCCAATTTTTCTTTATtgcaaacaagcatgaagctaatccagtcatatCTGAAAATGTCTCATGGCCATGCAGCTCTTCCTGGATCATGGCCACGGGCTTGCTCAGCCATGATTTAGGAAGAGGCGCTGCCTTGATGTGAAGGGGGACTGCACTCTGCATCATGGGCCTCAGACAAGcgagggaagccttaataggatcctgaggcttccctctccaggGTAagcatcagatttttttttaacagttaaaatttttattgaaattttgtgATACAACGTCAGATGAGATATAGACAGCATACAGTGGGTTGTACGTTCTCCATTTGTATAAGGACATATGACAGTGTGATTGCATATAGTACATCCAGTTATAGCAAATACAAGGTCATTAAAGTATAAGTGACAATTAATATCTAAGCATCAGATCTTAAACACAAGCTtcagctcaggttcactttaagagtttGCTCAACGTTGACCTCATTTATAAGGGTAATTGTAATGAGGATTGTGCAATACCATATactgtgattttttattttttttagatgttATACCATGTTCATTCATACCGTTGAAACCCTAGTTCATGGTTTTTGTTTTGGACAATCACCTACACAACTCTGCTACTTTTAGTTGGTTTTTAAGTGGTCGTTATTAGTTCTACTAATTGGGCACCTGCTTTtgcaaaatacaatacaataataacatttgtaaagcgcttttctcccataggactcaaagcgcatagctgtgtctcagattaatacagggtttcaggctgggttgtgttacagaggagatagtcagatgttcatgaatgccagactgaaaaggtaggttttcagtttagacttaaatgtttccagggatggggctgtcctgattgggtgtggcagggagttccaaagtgtaggggcagcatgacaaaaggctctgtctccaaaggttttgaggtggactctgggggtgaccaaggtgttacgtccttttgatctaagattgtggggggtgtgatgtagttgcagcaagtccttcaggtatccagggcccagattgtgcaaggatttgaatgtcagtaagccaatcttaaacagaattctccattttatcggtagccagtggagtgagctcagggttggtgttatgtggcaatggcggggttggctcgttaacagccttgcggcggcattctgtactaattgcaggcggcgtaagtctttcttatgcaggcctgtgtagaggacgttgcagtagtctaaccttgatgtgacgaaggcatgaactagggttggaagatcctctgaaggaattaggtgtttaatccttgcaatattccttagatgaaagaaggaatgtttaacagctgagatttgattcctgaagcttaatttcccatcaatcagtactcccaggctgcgcacacagtctgagttgttcaggtctgagctccctatccttagcggtgttggtcgagactggagctgctttgctgttgagccctgaccttcgataacaagaacctctgttttgtcagcattaagttttagccaattattattcatccactcctgaagctcagctaagcatgcgtttatttgtggagtagggtctgtgatgtcaggtttgaatgacaaatatagctgggtgtcatcagcatagcaatgatatgtcaggccatgtcagGCCAAAATGCAGGTGCCCTAGacagctctcagctatacaaCAGCTGAGCACCAGTGCACAAGCCAAGCATCAGAGAAGACAATGGAAGGCTAGTATTGCTGAGGgttagaggtaaaaaaaaaaaaaaagtcattactTTAGGGGTGTTCATGAAAGGTGACATCAGCTTTAGAACGGAATGTTAAGACTAGGCATCAGGCAAAGCGGTTAGTGTCAGCAAGGAGAAGGGCATCGTCTAAAGCAAAATGACGGAGAACAGTGTCAAAAACACTGAGGAGATATTCTACATCAGCCGATGCCCAAATGAACAGGACCCTGTTGAAAGTGTACTTACCCAAATTCCTATCATCCTATTATCCAGTTAACTGAATGATAACAAAACACTACCAAACTACAGTTTGTGTGTCCAAATGTATAACACACAACCCTCTTGCTCCATGACAACAGCCATTTGTACACAATGCTTACCTTGTCTTTTTGCATCTGGAAACAGTTTGGTGTCACTGGTGTTATAGGTGAAAGTAAGGACATCACTGCTGTATTTGGTGTCATTCTTTGTGAAATTCAGACTCCATGAAAGCCCATTCCCAAAAGCCACCATCAGCAGAGGAGCCTCCGTGCCTTCTCCACATCTACTACCACTGGCGTTAACACTGTCAGGTGCCTGAAGTGTCACATCAGCCTAAAAGGTGTAAAGCACAAAGAACACTAAGAACACAGCAAAAGTGCTGATAAGCTTGTGGAATTAGTGTAATTAAGCTGCTATGATACATTTCAAGCATCACAAAAGTTATCATTCTAATTTATGACAGGTGCACATAAGGTTTGGAACAGTTCCATCTAAATCATTTAGCTATAATGTTTATATAGTTATAGTACTTTTGGTTgacaaatattcaataaaaacatgttttcctactttttatatgccatatagttatatttgcatttgtgcataggtattcatttagaaattatacgttcccaaaagtaaatttttttttgctttgtgagctgactttgcattttattcataattggttttattcatgatgtaaggctgaaatgctttcagtgtctgtgTCCTGCAGCTTCTCCacggtcagagaatgtgtcacatttctcacttgatacaattaaacaagatattatctacaacttcggctctgtccacatttctctgcactgaaactTTCCAGccttgtgtgtaaccctttgaatgcggttttagaaaaaaaaaaaaaaaaaaagctggttgtatataatatgctgtaaataattttagagcaaataagaaatgcttggtttcattccgctttcagtactttgcagtactggtcggagtcttaaaggcatacccataagaggtgctcagagtccctttaaaaagagtaactgtcaggctgcaaaagccaatttaaacctctattctcctgtgttaaacagtttagaagaaagccaaaaaggcaatacggaagaagttaaaaatctcttactttgatgtttgctgaacagcaagcctGTATATTCACAAGCCCCTAAGAAGAAGGACAGgctgcataacagatactgcaaagcattctggggctcctcTCCACtgaactcccttggtcctccccttcatttaccTATCCCATCCTAAGGCTGcttacagtgagaagttacaggctcatgttacagcagcttgtaacctcGTGCAGCCAAGCTCCCAGCACTGAAAAAAAATCAACCTGCTTTTCACAGGGCACgttccattagagtatactgcaggagtccgctattgttcctagccacatggctaattaatattcactgcacagtagtgttgtgaaCCATTTTTTGAGAGTCGAATCAGGAAGCAAGGTGGgggggatattacatcacaattggcttcagacaagacagacaaacatggaacctgccatgagctgtcaggagcatcattctctgcaaatactatataaaattctgtgaaatccaaatgaggacagtgaaatgcatatgtaatgtaagtacagccaatatttagctactgatatatgtgtttttttctctgagaccctatacctaacagctcctctttaatgtacTTTTAGAACTTGTTtaagagaacacacacacacacacacacacacacacacacacacacacacacacacacacacacacacacttagaggACTCAAGGTACATAGTGTTTTTCCTTACTTGCTTGGAGTTTGGTTTTAAACAGCATCTTTAAGAACTGCACGCAGTTTTAcatcttaacttttttttctacaatacaGTTTACTTACACGTGTGTCATTGTTTGTGTCATACTGTATTGTGAAGTTTGCTTTCATGCTGGCATATATACAAGTCTTATTGGCAAGATCTGTGACGTGCACATCAAAAGCATTGGTCTGCAAGAGCCCTGGTAAAGAAAGGAAAGACACCGGGTTAGGCAGATTACACAAGGCCAacactcaaaataaaaaaattgcaaccTAGTCAAAACACTAGAGCAAAGTCCTGAAACATTCTTCCAGAAAGTTGCAATCAAGGCAAGAGCAACCACTTCTACCACTAGCAACTTACAAAGGCTGTCACAAATGTTTTGAGTTGTCACGCTGCAGTGTTGCAAGACACTTACGCCTCatctagacaaagacaagacaaataacatttatattgcgcttttctccttgcggactcaaagcgccaactaCACGGGACAATTTTCAGATACACAATGTCCTGAtctgatgaaaaattgtaccaagtAGAGGAGGCTTTATgcacaaccagaaaaaaaaaaaaaaaaaaaaaagtctactaAATCAGTGTTTATAAAACCTTATTAAAGTTTCAATCCCTTTATAAAGTTTTGTTTCAAAAGGTCCTTTGTGTGGGTCACAATGTTAGAAAcaaccttaggcctggaacccacttgcAGCACCCCCTCAGTCTTCTGTGAGGTCTttccaagcccaagtctgcccccttgtgactCTGCTTTCTTGCCGTTTATCTTTATAGCAAAAAAGCAgaggcacaagggggcagacttgggcttgaaaatacatcacagaaaacagtctcagctataacattccggggcaaagctagactgaatgctcagtgtgggattcttatcagagctgataacatgcAGATTTAACAGAAAAGAATGAAaccaagagcagagtaggtgtttactgtcatgttcccattgatatatatgggggggaaaaacaaaacaaaaaaaaaaaaaacccacacatgagGGTGCCTCGTCTCTGGTtctagcggtattgtcaccatacaaatcaaatttcaacagcaactggtctgagtattaagtgataaagatgcaaatcctgcattcaaaactttttctgctgttaaggtttgtagttatcacatcctTTAGgaccactggccctagtgccaaagagttgaacgctgggagttctttttatctacaatatattcctcctcttccatttccctgccctgcctagctgcttatcagaaaaccCCTGTTTAcaaagctgaggtgactcagtgaaaaataaataaataaaagtgcagttagtatacacctcagtgggagtgcctgaagactctgggaggagggcagctaatgagtacacaatgagcaagaggaaGGGGGGGTTGTGGGGAGaagacaagagtcagggaggatatgatgtcagcattagcttggcaagatggccactgcctagaacaggattttctgcttttcctttctataaaattcacaggaattattacgtgtatagcacaatacatctgttatgcaagtagaactagtatttatctacttctgttttttatttctaggttagcatgggtgtcgcttgttctttaagactGCTTTAGACTGCCACAGCCGctgttagaatccacactctgctaatgaacctttgaactttcttGCACTAAAATTTTACCATCTGCCTTTCCCTGACAGACAGACTTAGTTTCCATTTACTTTTTAGGAAACttaacattgcagtgcagtaaacaGCGTTATGACAATGCGGGACCGTATTGCCCCACTGTAAACATAACCTTAGAGCTGGTTTCCACCAGAAGACTCAGCATTTCCCGATTCAGCAACAGCTTGTTCTAACGCAGCCCGAAAAACGTAgtcatgccatgcacggctatagaCAATTGGCTGCAGAAATTTGCAGCATGCAGTTCAGATTTGCACTGCAGTGGGATATGGACGGCAAGTCACTAAGGAATACAGGTAGTGTTTCCGTGAGCCACTCACATGTGGGGAAACACTGCAAATTCAGCCTGCATTTTGGCATAGTGAAAATAGGTCCATACATGTaaactgacaaaaatctgactcaTAGGTAACTCTGGAAAGTGTTCACCTATACTATGCATCAGTGAAGCGTTGCTCTTTGCAAAGTGTAAAGTTGTCCTAACAAAAGCCAAACATTCCAGGAGCCAGAAACATCTGCTGGGGATAATTGTTTTACCCATTCCACTGCCTTGCAAGGGCTGAGAAGGTGAAGCAATTTTTTGGTACCTGAagtcggagatttcataaactgagtaggatgatttttgttgactccacagccctgaccacAATATTGAAAAGCCAGTATCAACATTTGAAAATGCCAGCTTGCATtcacaacataaaaaaaaataaaacctttttcATGTTATCTAACTGTAGGAGctggtgaccaagaattgaacttcatccaaatcagtagccgatacccccttttacataagaaatgtattccttttcacaacccgatcatcagggggctctgtatggctgatattgtggtgaaacccctcccacaagacactgaggaccatggccctgccagtttcctgtctgaaccttgttgcattgtgagaaatagctgtttacagctgtttccaactgccaaaaaaaagcaagcagcatctacctgacagcagtaaaaatatcaccatgcgataaatgtcagaatgtaaatcagggagaggaaagatcttacaatgagcaaacactgactaaattatcttttataataaaacccctttgtctctgcaTCCCATCCCTGCAGAGCGTGAGTGTGTGAgcgtgtactgcgcatgtgcagggagggaagcAGAGACTGAGGCGAGCTGAGAGAGGACGGGGCCAGCAGGggcatgcacatgcgcagtgactgTGCGGCGATCACGGGGAAGgatgagagggaaggggaggggaggagagggaggcaggGTTTCAACACAGACCTACAGCCAGTTtagaaacgggcttaggtctactagtttatgtataattattgtaaaaatgaagcactttattacattattttcactggagttcctctaactaCTGTGTTCACAGTGGAACATTGCATTGTATTCCCTGCATTGTATTCCCTGTATAACAGGAACACAACAACTCAAAAGAACAGAACAACAAAGTCATACAGCATGTTACGGCCAtgttgcatacagtcaatgaaacgtACTTCACCAATTAATGCAATTACATTTTGCAGTAATGCAACAGTGTGCAGTATGGTAATGCATTGCAACACCCCGCTGTGCTGAACATCGCTATAGGTGGTGCATTACAGTGGGGAAAGTGATGTTATAGAGCGGCTGTTGTGCCGTAGTGAAGAAGGCCTTCTATTCTAATGGCCAAGTGATGGGCCAAAGGCAAGTAAAGGGATTGGCTTTCATGCCTAGGACATAGCATTTACTTAGCATTCTAAAACACTAATATAATCCACAGAGCAAAGGTGGCATAATATTGCAACAGTGCCAATTTTATTATGCAAATACAATGGTTTAGTAACTGCACTAAAATGGCAAAACTTACAAAGACAAAGAGCACAACTGAGtaaagcctcttttccacaggcagttgaatgGTGTGctcagcagttactaggcagcagtgagcagttgtgagtttgagaggcatttcactgcctatgagCTGCTGGTGGAAGAAAATCCTAAGTTATCTGCAACAGGTCTGGGAAGTGTACAAATAACAGCCCTAGTCCCACATTCTTACACAACCAGCTTATTTCATCAGGAGCAGCAGTCACTTCACAGCAATAGCTCATCTTATGTAACCCTAAATTACATTCATGCACTTCCATACAACAACCGTAACATAAAAAACACTGACCAATAATGTGAACACCATTGATTATCTTCATAGTGGCACCTGCC
Coding sequences within it:
- the LAMP2 gene encoding lysosome-associated membrane glycoprotein 2 isoform X1, which encodes MDRLLCCVTLSLLGLGLLQTNAFDVHVTDLANKTCIYASMKANFTIQYDTNNDTRADVTLQAPDSVNASGSRCGEGTEAPLLMVAFGNGLSWSLNFTKNDTKYSSDVLTFTYNTSDTKLFPDAKRQGLLTSTSHSSFFGAVPLNETYKCDHGDTVISENVQQLYWNVILQAYVQNSTLGNEFRCSADSPTPSPTAHNTTSATTPKPTTKPVDNPAVGNYFVSNGTGKCLLASMGLQINTSLQVDGKNIWTVLNIDPNTTESSGSCGNDSAILRLNDHNATVVEFNFLLKKNNFHLQEVNVTLRNGSATSQTVNSNLSLWDASVGNSYLCHKEQLISVSEDLHINTFSVRVQPFSVQNGTYSTAEDCFADQNFTVPIVVGAVLGALVILVMVAYFIGRRNRHSAGYEHF
- the LAMP2 gene encoding lysosome-associated membrane glycoprotein 2 isoform X3; the encoded protein is MDRLLCCVTLSLLGLGLLQTNAFDVHVTDLANKTCIYASMKANFTIQYDTNNDTRADVTLQAPDSVNASGSRCGEGTEAPLLMVAFGNGLSWSLNFTKNDTKYSSDVLTFTYNTSDTKLFPDAKRQGLLTSTSHSSFFGAVPLNETYKCDHGDTVISENVQQLYWNVILQAYVQNSTLGNEFRCSADSPTPSPTAHNTTSATTPKPTTKPVDNPAVGNYFVSNGTGKCLLASMGLQINTSLQVDGKNIWTVLNIDPNTTESSGSCGNDSAILRLNDHNATVVEFNFLLKKNNFHLQEVNVTLRNGSATSQTVNSNLSLWDASVGNSYLCHKEQLISVSEDLHINTFSVRVQPFSVQNGTYSTAEECFDSDLNFLIPIAVGTVLIFMIVLVFISYLIGRRKSRTGYQSV
- the LAMP2 gene encoding lysosome-associated membrane glycoprotein 2 isoform X2, whose product is MDRLLCCVTLSLLGLGLLQTNAFDVHVTDLANKTCIYASMKANFTIQYDTNNDTRADVTLQAPDSVNASGSRCGEGTEAPLLMVAFGNGLSWSLNFTKNDTKYSSDVLTFTYNTSDTKLFPDAKRQGLLTSTSHSSFFGAVPLNETYKCDHGDTVISENVQQLYWNVILQAYVQNSTLGNEFRCSADSPTPSPTAHNTTSATTPKPTTKPVDNPAVGNYFVSNGTGKCLLASMGLQINTSLQVDGKNIWTVLNIDPNTTESSGSCGNDSAILRLNDHNATVVEFNFLLKKNNFHLQEVNVTLRNGSATSQTVNSNLSLWDASVGNSYLCHKEQLISVSEDLHINTFSVRVQPFSVQNGTYSTASECYIDEDSILIPIIVGAALSGLIVIIVVAYLIGRRKTHVGYQTL